Proteins encoded within one genomic window of Gadus macrocephalus chromosome 16, ASM3116895v1:
- the LOC132475113 gene encoding NACHT, LRR and PYD domains-containing protein 1b allele 2-like isoform X11, translated as MVAEMAHCEAARRSGDGDGDVHTSDCKEANEERDEKEEEVETGEDSSQEVLSEPASTGEEVHLKSQCDKCKAAQQSSDYEKVTPRKISKGRLQVQLEGEGTYECSATGLVFEVSEQALVRYSVLSWSKFDTFLTDSWKFAGPIFNVDVVNKDASVLKSILFPHSLCLADPQYELQFSVLHVQGSGSQLEPSAEHTGSHVRWRVSSLSPVGPVVQSSRPLEHHGVVLVYKELGHNNTFSFRVYLASNNSSDIKDIGTQVRSAQKSYRKIDKPPVCNLDVGKYHLVSQPEGEINPKELKFTFEIIKLKGYFEAFFEQPPPFKLSLKETTTDETVWSATIREGDCEDVKMVFKPKQKAGGRKRSSSTSEEEMASKKPCCLDESDGNNKKRPAGRDLSDKQLLQVAKTLGKEWEQAAIHLELSITDLDDIKADRETDVAMQKLKMLALWKRRRPPGKATAQDLLRGLEYLEDLPVETHLLLTEMVQGPVK; from the exons ATGGTGGCGGAGATGGCGCACTGCGAAGCGGCTCGTCGGTCGGGAGATG GGGACGGGGATGTCCACACGTCTGACTGCAAAG AAGCCAACGAGGAGAGGGATGAGAAGGAGGAAG AAGTGGAGACGGGAGAGGATTCGTCTCAAG AGGTCCTCTCTGAACCAGCTTCAACAGGAGAAG AGGTCCACCTCAAGTCACAATGTGACAAATGTAAAGCAGCTCAGCAG AGTTCTGACTACGAAAAGGTTACCCCAAGGAAAATCTCGAAGGGTCGATTACA ggtacaGCTGGAAGGCGAGGGGACCTATGAGTGTTCGGCTACAGGTCTGGTGTTTGAGGTGTCGGAGCAGGCTCTGGTCCGCTACTCGGTCCTGTCCTGGTCCAAATTCGACACGTTCCTCACGGACTCCTGGAAATTCGCCGGACCCATTTTCAACGTGGACGTGGTCAACAAGGATGCATCTGTGCTCAAGTCCATCCTGTTCCCACACTCCCTGTGCCTTGCTG acccccagtaCGAGCTGCAGTTCAGTGTTCTGCACGTCCAGGGCAGCGGGTCGCAGCTGGAGCCGTCGGCGGAGCACACGGGCAGCCATGTGCGGTGGCGCGTGTCCTCGCTGTCTCCGGTGGGTCCCGTCGTCCAGAGCAGCCGACCCCTGGAGCACCacggggtggtgctggtgtacAAGGAGCTGGGCCACAACAACACCTTCAGCTTCAGGGTGTACCTGGCCTCCAACAACTCGTCCGACATCAAG GACATAGGCACGCAGGTGCGCTCTGCTCAGAAGAGCTACAGGAAGATCGATAAACCGCCCGTCTGTAATCTAGACGTGGGCAAGTACCACCTCGTGAGCCAGCCGGAGGGGGAAATCAACCCCAAG gaatTGAAATTCACCTTTGAAATCATCAAGCTGAAGGGCTACTTTGAGGCGTTCTTTGAACAGCCTCCTCCTTTTAAGCTGTCTCTGAAAGAGACGACCACGGACGAGACCGTGTGGTCTGCTACTATCAGAGAAG GTGATTGCGAAGATGTCAAGATGGTGTTCAAGCCAAAGCAGAAAGCAggag GCCGAAAGAGAAGCAGCAGTACATCTGAAGAAGAAATGGCCAGTAAGAAACCTTGCTGTTTGGATGAGTCGG ACGGAAACAACAAAAAACGGCCCGCAGGGCGGGATCTGTCCGATAAGCAGCTCCTGCAGGTGGCCAAAACGCTGGGGAAGGAGTGGGAGCAGGCGGCCATTCACCTGGAGCTGAGCATCACAGATCTGGACGACAtcaaggcagacagagagacggatgtGGCCATGCAGAAGCTGAAGATGTTGGCGCTGTGGAAGCGCCGAAGACCACCAGGAAAGGCCACAGCTCAGGACCTGCTGAGAGGTCTGGAATACCTGGAGGACCTACCGGTCGAGACTCATCTGTTATTGACGG AAATGGTGCAAGGCCCAGTTAAATGA
- the LOC132475113 gene encoding uncharacterized protein LOC132475113 isoform X6, which translates to MVAEMAHCEAARRSGDDGDGDVHTSDCKEHSGTSVADSEEGSGSEEDEEDRADLEANEERDEKEEEVETGEDSSQEVLSEPASTGEEVHLKSQCDKCKAAQQSSDYEKVTPRKISKGRLQVQLEGEGTYECSATGLVFEVSEQALVRYSVLSWSKFDTFLTDSWKFAGPIFNVDVVNKDASVLKSILFPHSLCLADPQYELQFSVLHVQGSGSQLEPSAEHTGSHVRWRVSSLSPVGPVVQSSRPLEHHGVVLVYKELGHNNTFSFRVYLASNNSSDIKDIGTQVRSAQKSYRKIDKPPVCNLDVGKYHLVSQPEGEINPKELKFTFEIIKLKGYFEAFFEQPPPFKLSLKETTTDETVWSATIREGDCEDVKMVFKPKQKAGGRKRSSSTSEEEMASKKPCCLDESDGNNKKRPAGRDLSDKQLLQVAKTLGKEWEQAAIHLELSITDLDDIKADRETDVAMQKLKMLALWKRRRPPGKATAQDLLRGLEYLEDLPVETHLLLTEMVQGPVK; encoded by the exons ATGGTGGCGGAGATGGCGCACTGCGAAGCGGCTCGTCGGTCGGGAGATGATGG GGACGGGGATGTCCACACGTCTGACTGCAAAG AACATTCCGGTACGTCTGTGGCAGACTCTGAGGAAGGCTCTGGCtctgaggaagatgaggaagaccGGGCGGATTTAG AAGCCAACGAGGAGAGGGATGAGAAGGAGGAAG AAGTGGAGACGGGAGAGGATTCGTCTCAAG AGGTCCTCTCTGAACCAGCTTCAACAGGAGAAG AGGTCCACCTCAAGTCACAATGTGACAAATGTAAAGCAGCTCAGCAG AGTTCTGACTACGAAAAGGTTACCCCAAGGAAAATCTCGAAGGGTCGATTACA ggtacaGCTGGAAGGCGAGGGGACCTATGAGTGTTCGGCTACAGGTCTGGTGTTTGAGGTGTCGGAGCAGGCTCTGGTCCGCTACTCGGTCCTGTCCTGGTCCAAATTCGACACGTTCCTCACGGACTCCTGGAAATTCGCCGGACCCATTTTCAACGTGGACGTGGTCAACAAGGATGCATCTGTGCTCAAGTCCATCCTGTTCCCACACTCCCTGTGCCTTGCTG acccccagtaCGAGCTGCAGTTCAGTGTTCTGCACGTCCAGGGCAGCGGGTCGCAGCTGGAGCCGTCGGCGGAGCACACGGGCAGCCATGTGCGGTGGCGCGTGTCCTCGCTGTCTCCGGTGGGTCCCGTCGTCCAGAGCAGCCGACCCCTGGAGCACCacggggtggtgctggtgtacAAGGAGCTGGGCCACAACAACACCTTCAGCTTCAGGGTGTACCTGGCCTCCAACAACTCGTCCGACATCAAG GACATAGGCACGCAGGTGCGCTCTGCTCAGAAGAGCTACAGGAAGATCGATAAACCGCCCGTCTGTAATCTAGACGTGGGCAAGTACCACCTCGTGAGCCAGCCGGAGGGGGAAATCAACCCCAAG gaatTGAAATTCACCTTTGAAATCATCAAGCTGAAGGGCTACTTTGAGGCGTTCTTTGAACAGCCTCCTCCTTTTAAGCTGTCTCTGAAAGAGACGACCACGGACGAGACCGTGTGGTCTGCTACTATCAGAGAAG GTGATTGCGAAGATGTCAAGATGGTGTTCAAGCCAAAGCAGAAAGCAggag GCCGAAAGAGAAGCAGCAGTACATCTGAAGAAGAAATGGCCAGTAAGAAACCTTGCTGTTTGGATGAGTCGG ACGGAAACAACAAAAAACGGCCCGCAGGGCGGGATCTGTCCGATAAGCAGCTCCTGCAGGTGGCCAAAACGCTGGGGAAGGAGTGGGAGCAGGCGGCCATTCACCTGGAGCTGAGCATCACAGATCTGGACGACAtcaaggcagacagagagacggatgtGGCCATGCAGAAGCTGAAGATGTTGGCGCTGTGGAAGCGCCGAAGACCACCAGGAAAGGCCACAGCTCAGGACCTGCTGAGAGGTCTGGAATACCTGGAGGACCTACCGGTCGAGACTCATCTGTTATTGACGG AAATGGTGCAAGGCCCAGTTAAATGA
- the LOC132475113 gene encoding uncharacterized protein LOC132475113 isoform X5, with protein MVAEMAHCEAARRSGDDGDGDVHTSDCKGNLPEVDSSDSEHSGTSVADSEEGSGSEEDEEDRADLEANEERDEKEEEVETGEDSSQEVLSEPASTGEEVHLKSQCDKCKAAQQSSDYEKVTPRKISKGRLQVQLEGEGTYECSATGLVFEVSEQALVRYSVLSWSKFDTFLTDSWKFAGPIFNVDVVNKDASVLKSILFPHSLCLADPQYELQFSVLHVQGSGSQLEPSAEHTGSHVRWRVSSLSPVGPVVQSSRPLEHHGVVLVYKELGHNNTFSFRVYLASNNSSDIKDIGTQVRSAQKSYRKIDKPPVCNLDVGKYHLVSQPEGEINPKELKFTFEIIKLKGYFEAFFEQPPPFKLSLKETTTDETVWSATIREGDCEDVKMVFKPKQKAGGRKRSSSTSEEEMASKKPCCLDESDGNNKKRPAGRDLSDKQLLQVAKTLGKEWEQAAIHLELSITDLDDIKADRETDVAMQKLKMLALWKRRRPPGKATAQDLLRGLEYLEDLPVETHLLLTEMVQGPVK; from the exons ATGGTGGCGGAGATGGCGCACTGCGAAGCGGCTCGTCGGTCGGGAGATGATGG GGACGGGGATGTCCACACGTCTGACTGCAAAG GTAACCTACCGGAGGTGGACAGCAGTGACTCGG AACATTCCGGTACGTCTGTGGCAGACTCTGAGGAAGGCTCTGGCtctgaggaagatgaggaagaccGGGCGGATTTAG AAGCCAACGAGGAGAGGGATGAGAAGGAGGAAG AAGTGGAGACGGGAGAGGATTCGTCTCAAG AGGTCCTCTCTGAACCAGCTTCAACAGGAGAAG AGGTCCACCTCAAGTCACAATGTGACAAATGTAAAGCAGCTCAGCAG AGTTCTGACTACGAAAAGGTTACCCCAAGGAAAATCTCGAAGGGTCGATTACA ggtacaGCTGGAAGGCGAGGGGACCTATGAGTGTTCGGCTACAGGTCTGGTGTTTGAGGTGTCGGAGCAGGCTCTGGTCCGCTACTCGGTCCTGTCCTGGTCCAAATTCGACACGTTCCTCACGGACTCCTGGAAATTCGCCGGACCCATTTTCAACGTGGACGTGGTCAACAAGGATGCATCTGTGCTCAAGTCCATCCTGTTCCCACACTCCCTGTGCCTTGCTG acccccagtaCGAGCTGCAGTTCAGTGTTCTGCACGTCCAGGGCAGCGGGTCGCAGCTGGAGCCGTCGGCGGAGCACACGGGCAGCCATGTGCGGTGGCGCGTGTCCTCGCTGTCTCCGGTGGGTCCCGTCGTCCAGAGCAGCCGACCCCTGGAGCACCacggggtggtgctggtgtacAAGGAGCTGGGCCACAACAACACCTTCAGCTTCAGGGTGTACCTGGCCTCCAACAACTCGTCCGACATCAAG GACATAGGCACGCAGGTGCGCTCTGCTCAGAAGAGCTACAGGAAGATCGATAAACCGCCCGTCTGTAATCTAGACGTGGGCAAGTACCACCTCGTGAGCCAGCCGGAGGGGGAAATCAACCCCAAG gaatTGAAATTCACCTTTGAAATCATCAAGCTGAAGGGCTACTTTGAGGCGTTCTTTGAACAGCCTCCTCCTTTTAAGCTGTCTCTGAAAGAGACGACCACGGACGAGACCGTGTGGTCTGCTACTATCAGAGAAG GTGATTGCGAAGATGTCAAGATGGTGTTCAAGCCAAAGCAGAAAGCAggag GCCGAAAGAGAAGCAGCAGTACATCTGAAGAAGAAATGGCCAGTAAGAAACCTTGCTGTTTGGATGAGTCGG ACGGAAACAACAAAAAACGGCCCGCAGGGCGGGATCTGTCCGATAAGCAGCTCCTGCAGGTGGCCAAAACGCTGGGGAAGGAGTGGGAGCAGGCGGCCATTCACCTGGAGCTGAGCATCACAGATCTGGACGACAtcaaggcagacagagagacggatgtGGCCATGCAGAAGCTGAAGATGTTGGCGCTGTGGAAGCGCCGAAGACCACCAGGAAAGGCCACAGCTCAGGACCTGCTGAGAGGTCTGGAATACCTGGAGGACCTACCGGTCGAGACTCATCTGTTATTGACGG AAATGGTGCAAGGCCCAGTTAAATGA
- the LOC132475113 gene encoding uncharacterized protein LOC132475113 isoform X10 gives MVAEMAHCEAARRSGDDGDGDVHTSDCKEANEERDEKEEEVETGEDSSQEVLSEPASTGEEVHLKSQCDKCKAAQQSSDYEKVTPRKISKGRLQVQLEGEGTYECSATGLVFEVSEQALVRYSVLSWSKFDTFLTDSWKFAGPIFNVDVVNKDASVLKSILFPHSLCLADPQYELQFSVLHVQGSGSQLEPSAEHTGSHVRWRVSSLSPVGPVVQSSRPLEHHGVVLVYKELGHNNTFSFRVYLASNNSSDIKDIGTQVRSAQKSYRKIDKPPVCNLDVGKYHLVSQPEGEINPKELKFTFEIIKLKGYFEAFFEQPPPFKLSLKETTTDETVWSATIREGDCEDVKMVFKPKQKAGGRKRSSSTSEEEMASKKPCCLDESDGNNKKRPAGRDLSDKQLLQVAKTLGKEWEQAAIHLELSITDLDDIKADRETDVAMQKLKMLALWKRRRPPGKATAQDLLRGLEYLEDLPVETHLLLTEMVQGPVK, from the exons ATGGTGGCGGAGATGGCGCACTGCGAAGCGGCTCGTCGGTCGGGAGATGATGG GGACGGGGATGTCCACACGTCTGACTGCAAAG AAGCCAACGAGGAGAGGGATGAGAAGGAGGAAG AAGTGGAGACGGGAGAGGATTCGTCTCAAG AGGTCCTCTCTGAACCAGCTTCAACAGGAGAAG AGGTCCACCTCAAGTCACAATGTGACAAATGTAAAGCAGCTCAGCAG AGTTCTGACTACGAAAAGGTTACCCCAAGGAAAATCTCGAAGGGTCGATTACA ggtacaGCTGGAAGGCGAGGGGACCTATGAGTGTTCGGCTACAGGTCTGGTGTTTGAGGTGTCGGAGCAGGCTCTGGTCCGCTACTCGGTCCTGTCCTGGTCCAAATTCGACACGTTCCTCACGGACTCCTGGAAATTCGCCGGACCCATTTTCAACGTGGACGTGGTCAACAAGGATGCATCTGTGCTCAAGTCCATCCTGTTCCCACACTCCCTGTGCCTTGCTG acccccagtaCGAGCTGCAGTTCAGTGTTCTGCACGTCCAGGGCAGCGGGTCGCAGCTGGAGCCGTCGGCGGAGCACACGGGCAGCCATGTGCGGTGGCGCGTGTCCTCGCTGTCTCCGGTGGGTCCCGTCGTCCAGAGCAGCCGACCCCTGGAGCACCacggggtggtgctggtgtacAAGGAGCTGGGCCACAACAACACCTTCAGCTTCAGGGTGTACCTGGCCTCCAACAACTCGTCCGACATCAAG GACATAGGCACGCAGGTGCGCTCTGCTCAGAAGAGCTACAGGAAGATCGATAAACCGCCCGTCTGTAATCTAGACGTGGGCAAGTACCACCTCGTGAGCCAGCCGGAGGGGGAAATCAACCCCAAG gaatTGAAATTCACCTTTGAAATCATCAAGCTGAAGGGCTACTTTGAGGCGTTCTTTGAACAGCCTCCTCCTTTTAAGCTGTCTCTGAAAGAGACGACCACGGACGAGACCGTGTGGTCTGCTACTATCAGAGAAG GTGATTGCGAAGATGTCAAGATGGTGTTCAAGCCAAAGCAGAAAGCAggag GCCGAAAGAGAAGCAGCAGTACATCTGAAGAAGAAATGGCCAGTAAGAAACCTTGCTGTTTGGATGAGTCGG ACGGAAACAACAAAAAACGGCCCGCAGGGCGGGATCTGTCCGATAAGCAGCTCCTGCAGGTGGCCAAAACGCTGGGGAAGGAGTGGGAGCAGGCGGCCATTCACCTGGAGCTGAGCATCACAGATCTGGACGACAtcaaggcagacagagagacggatgtGGCCATGCAGAAGCTGAAGATGTTGGCGCTGTGGAAGCGCCGAAGACCACCAGGAAAGGCCACAGCTCAGGACCTGCTGAGAGGTCTGGAATACCTGGAGGACCTACCGGTCGAGACTCATCTGTTATTGACGG AAATGGTGCAAGGCCCAGTTAAATGA
- the LOC132475113 gene encoding uncharacterized protein LOC132475113 isoform X8: MVAEMAHCEAARRSGDGDGDVHTSDCKEHSGTSVADSEEGSGSEEDEEDRADLEANEERDEKEEEVETGEDSSQEVLSEPASTGEEVHLKSQCDKCKAAQQSSDYEKVTPRKISKGRLQVQLEGEGTYECSATGLVFEVSEQALVRYSVLSWSKFDTFLTDSWKFAGPIFNVDVVNKDASVLKSILFPHSLCLADPQYELQFSVLHVQGSGSQLEPSAEHTGSHVRWRVSSLSPVGPVVQSSRPLEHHGVVLVYKELGHNNTFSFRVYLASNNSSDIKDIGTQVRSAQKSYRKIDKPPVCNLDVGKYHLVSQPEGEINPKELKFTFEIIKLKGYFEAFFEQPPPFKLSLKETTTDETVWSATIREGDCEDVKMVFKPKQKAGGRKRSSSTSEEEMASKKPCCLDESDGNNKKRPAGRDLSDKQLLQVAKTLGKEWEQAAIHLELSITDLDDIKADRETDVAMQKLKMLALWKRRRPPGKATAQDLLRGLEYLEDLPVETHLLLTEMVQGPVK; this comes from the exons ATGGTGGCGGAGATGGCGCACTGCGAAGCGGCTCGTCGGTCGGGAGATG GGGACGGGGATGTCCACACGTCTGACTGCAAAG AACATTCCGGTACGTCTGTGGCAGACTCTGAGGAAGGCTCTGGCtctgaggaagatgaggaagaccGGGCGGATTTAG AAGCCAACGAGGAGAGGGATGAGAAGGAGGAAG AAGTGGAGACGGGAGAGGATTCGTCTCAAG AGGTCCTCTCTGAACCAGCTTCAACAGGAGAAG AGGTCCACCTCAAGTCACAATGTGACAAATGTAAAGCAGCTCAGCAG AGTTCTGACTACGAAAAGGTTACCCCAAGGAAAATCTCGAAGGGTCGATTACA ggtacaGCTGGAAGGCGAGGGGACCTATGAGTGTTCGGCTACAGGTCTGGTGTTTGAGGTGTCGGAGCAGGCTCTGGTCCGCTACTCGGTCCTGTCCTGGTCCAAATTCGACACGTTCCTCACGGACTCCTGGAAATTCGCCGGACCCATTTTCAACGTGGACGTGGTCAACAAGGATGCATCTGTGCTCAAGTCCATCCTGTTCCCACACTCCCTGTGCCTTGCTG acccccagtaCGAGCTGCAGTTCAGTGTTCTGCACGTCCAGGGCAGCGGGTCGCAGCTGGAGCCGTCGGCGGAGCACACGGGCAGCCATGTGCGGTGGCGCGTGTCCTCGCTGTCTCCGGTGGGTCCCGTCGTCCAGAGCAGCCGACCCCTGGAGCACCacggggtggtgctggtgtacAAGGAGCTGGGCCACAACAACACCTTCAGCTTCAGGGTGTACCTGGCCTCCAACAACTCGTCCGACATCAAG GACATAGGCACGCAGGTGCGCTCTGCTCAGAAGAGCTACAGGAAGATCGATAAACCGCCCGTCTGTAATCTAGACGTGGGCAAGTACCACCTCGTGAGCCAGCCGGAGGGGGAAATCAACCCCAAG gaatTGAAATTCACCTTTGAAATCATCAAGCTGAAGGGCTACTTTGAGGCGTTCTTTGAACAGCCTCCTCCTTTTAAGCTGTCTCTGAAAGAGACGACCACGGACGAGACCGTGTGGTCTGCTACTATCAGAGAAG GTGATTGCGAAGATGTCAAGATGGTGTTCAAGCCAAAGCAGAAAGCAggag GCCGAAAGAGAAGCAGCAGTACATCTGAAGAAGAAATGGCCAGTAAGAAACCTTGCTGTTTGGATGAGTCGG ACGGAAACAACAAAAAACGGCCCGCAGGGCGGGATCTGTCCGATAAGCAGCTCCTGCAGGTGGCCAAAACGCTGGGGAAGGAGTGGGAGCAGGCGGCCATTCACCTGGAGCTGAGCATCACAGATCTGGACGACAtcaaggcagacagagagacggatgtGGCCATGCAGAAGCTGAAGATGTTGGCGCTGTGGAAGCGCCGAAGACCACCAGGAAAGGCCACAGCTCAGGACCTGCTGAGAGGTCTGGAATACCTGGAGGACCTACCGGTCGAGACTCATCTGTTATTGACGG AAATGGTGCAAGGCCCAGTTAAATGA